The proteins below are encoded in one region of Vicia villosa cultivar HV-30 ecotype Madison, WI unplaced genomic scaffold, Vvil1.0 ctg.003058F_1_1, whole genome shotgun sequence:
- the LOC131640323 gene encoding uncharacterized mitochondrial protein AtMg00310-like translates to MGVRHVMGTGTYLGRPSMVGRRKKAIFSFIKDRIWKRINSWRGRPLSKACKEIMIKSVLQAIPSYGMSVFILPDTLVEDIEKMLNAFWWGGASNNKGIRWLAWDSLTYPKNEGGLRFRDFKAFNMAMVAKQGWHIMNNQNTLFSKVFKAKYFPNSSFLAADLGTNPSLVWRSLWTARQVLVLGSRWRIGDGSNINVMREPWLRGVEGGRMEAPQEEHVYSLVVKDLMDPLCKQWDRNKIDQLFTDEITDIILQVPLVGDVTEDGIVWK, encoded by the coding sequence ATGGGTGTGAGGCATGTGATGGGTACAGGAACTTATCTGGGGCGTCCATCTATGGTTGGAAGAAGAAAGAAAGCAATATTTTCCTTTATCAAAGATAGGATATGGAAAAGAATCAACTCTTGGAGGGGTAGACCGTTGTCCAAGGCATGCAAGGAGATTATGATTAAATCCGTCCTTCAAGCAATCCCGTCCTATGGTATGAGTGTGTTTATTTTACCGGATACCCTAGTAGAGGATATTGAGAAGATGCTTAATGCTTTCTGGTGGGGAGGAGCTAGTAACAATAAAGGAATCCGTTGGCTTGCGTGGGATAGTTTGACTTACCCTAAAAATGAAGGAGGGTTAAGATTCCGTGATTTCAAAGCGTTTAATATGGCTATGGTGGCAAAACAGGGTTGGCATATCATGAATAATCAGAATACTTTATTCTCTAAAGTCTTCAAAGCCAAATATTTTCCTAACTCATCTTTTTTGGCCGCGGATCTTGGTACTAATCCTAGTCTTGTTTGGAGGAGTTTGTGGACGGCGCGTCAAGTGCTTGTTTTGGGGAGCCGTTGGAGAATCGGGGATGGTAGTAATATCAATGTGATGCGAGAGCCGTGGTTGAGAGGTGTTGAGGGCGGAAGGATGGAGGCTCCTCAGGAGGAGCATGTCTACAGTCTAGTGGTCAAGGACTTGATGGATCCCCTTTGCAAACAATGGGATCGTAATAAAATTGACCAACTATTTACTGATGAGATTACTGACATTATTTTACAGGTTCCCTTGGTGGGTGATGTTACGGAGGATGGCATTGTTTGGAAGTAA
- the LOC131640324 gene encoding uncharacterized protein LOC131640324, which produces MFGEWGSLWKIKAPPKTKHLIWRACRGCLPTRKNLRHHYVPCPASYQMFNAEVEDEWHILFGCVQTNNCWTVAGIDHLIRPRLTLFANVREMILDICLKEDFKDAGKVAVMMWVLWNNRNNWIWNEKKQDANQLGIQGHHMWQEWFAAQSQTSSDMPRAHHQNTWQPPHSGWLKCNVDAGFNTILGTTNGGWCVRDSGGRFMVAGTLWNRGNVSIVEAEAIALKEAIQGAINLHLQHIIFESDSQIVVQATKDPSLGNSEFSLIINSIRNLLSSRNDFEVKFVKRQANCVAHSLAKAANSWSRRAVLYWIPQCIEQVLINDMI; this is translated from the coding sequence ATGTTTGGGGAGTGGGGGAGCCTTTGGAAAATTAAGGCGCCACCAAAAACTAAGCATCTTATTTGGCGTGCGTGTCGGGGATGCCTTCCTACTAGGAAAAACCTTAGACACCATTATGTTCCGTGTCCCGCTAGTTATCAGATGTTTAATGCGGAAGTGGAGGATGAGTGGCACATTCTTTTTGGTTGTGTACAAACTAATAATTGTTGGACTGTTGCAGGTATTGACCATCTCATTAGACCGCGTCTTACTTTATTTGCTAATGTGAGGGAGATGATCCTAGACATATGTTTGAAGGAAGATTTCAAAGACGCGGGGAAAGTGGCGGTTATGATGTGGGTGTTGTGGAACAATAGGAACAATTGGATTTGGAATGAGAAGAAACAAGATGCTAATCAATTAGGGATTCAAGGTCACCATATGTGGCAGGAGTGGTTCGCGGCTCAAAGTCAAACAAGTAGCGACATGCCGAGAGCCCACCATCAAAATACATGGCAGCCACCTCATTCGGGTTGGTTGAAGTGCAACGTGGATGCGGGATTCAATACTATTCTTGGTACGACTAATGGAGGTTGGTGTGTTAGAGATAGTGGTGGAAGATTCATGGTGGCGGGTACTTTGTGGAATAGGGGAAATGTCTCTATTGTTGAAGCTGAAGCAATTGCTTTGAAGGAAGCCATCCAAGGTGCCATCAACTTACACTTGCAACACATCATCTTTGAAAGCGATTCCCAAATTGTGGTTCAAGCTACTAAGGATCCTTCATTGGGTAATTCTGAATTTAGTTTGATTATTAATAGTATCCGTAATTTACTTAGCTCCCGTAACGACTTTGAGGTCAAGTTTGTTAAGCGCCAAGCTAATTGTGTTGCCCATAGTCTTGCTAAGGCGGCAAATTCTTGGTCTCGGCGCGCGGTTCTTTATTGGATTCCTCAGTGTATTGAACAAGTTTTAATTAATGATATGATTTGA